GAACTGCCGGTGACACAGGCCGGCGTGGGCGGCGGCGTCATGGTCACCACCCAGCAGTCCGGCCTCGCCCTCGGCGTGGCCACCCTCGGCACCCTCTTCCTCGCACTGATCCCGTCCGTCGGCATCCGTGACGCGATGCTCGCCGCCCTGCTGACGCAACTGGCGATCGTCGCGGGCACGACGACACTCGCCCTGCGCCTGCCCCGCACCCTGCGCTGACGCGCACTGACGTCCGCTGGCGTGCACTGATGTGTATGACGTCCACTGATCTGCACTGGGCTGCCCCCTGCCCCTACCCCTGCCCCTCTGCACTGGCCTGCGCTGACCTGCCCTGACCTGCGAGGGAGTGAGGGAGCGAGCGACGAGGCTTGCGTGGGCACTCACACATGACGGCTGACAGATATTGAAATCTGTCAGTCGTCATGCCATAGTGAATCTGGAACACGCGGCATCCGCCCCACGTCCCCCCCCACGCGCCCACCCCCCATCCCCACCCCTCTCGTCCTCCAGGAGCACGCAGTGCAGACCCGCACCCTGGGCACCACCGGCCCGCAGACCTCCGCCCTCGGCCTCGGCTGCATGGGCATGTCCGCCCTCTACGGCGACACCGACCGCAGTGAATCCATCGCCACCCTCCATGCCGCCCTCGACGCGGGCGTCACCCTGCTCGACACCGGCGACTTCTACGGCATGGGCCACAACGAACTGCTGATCAACGAAGCCCTGCGGACCGCCCCCGCGGCGGCCCGCGAGAAGGCGCAGATCAGCGTCAAGTTCGGCGCCCTGCGCACGGTCGAAGGCGGCTTCACCGGCTATGACGGCCGGCCGAACGCGGTGAAGAACTTCGCCGCGTACTCCCTCCAGCGCCTGGGCACCGACCACATCGACATCTACCGGATCGCCCGGGTCGACCCGGACGTCCCGATCGAGGAGACCGTCGGCGCCATCGCCGAGCTGGTCGAGGCCGGGCACGTCCGGCACATCGGCCTCTCCGAGGTCGGCGCCGAGACCCTGCGCCGGGCCGCCGCCGTCGCCCCGATCTCCGACCTCCAGATCGAGTACTCCCTCATCTCCCGAGGCATCGAGGAGGCGATCCTGCCGACCGCCCGCGAGCTCGGCATCGGCGTCACCGCCTACGGCGTCCTGTCGCGCGGCCTGATCAGCGGCCACTTCAGCCGCGACCGCAAGCTCGCCGCCAACGACTTCCGCGGTATGAGCCCTCGCTTCCAGGGCGAGAACCTCGACCGCAACCTCGACCTCGTGGACGCGCTGCGCAAGATCGCCGAGCAGAAGGGCATCTCGGTCGCCCAGACCGCCATCGCCTGGGTGCTCTCCCGCGGCGAGGACATCGTCCCGCTGGTCGGCGCCCGCCGCCGCGACCGGCTGACCGAGGCCCTCGGCGCCCTGGATGTCACCCTTGACGCCGGTGACCTCTCCGCGATCGAGCGCACGGTCCCGCCCGGCGCCGCCGCCGGCGACCGCTACCCCACCGACCAGATGGCCCACCTGGACAGCGAACGCTGACGCCAGGGGCGCGAGCACCGCGGCCCGGTGACCAACGAGGTCAACCACCGAGGTCCGGTGACCGACGGAGGCCCGGTGCCCAACGCGGTCCGGCGCCGACCGGGGTCCGGTGACGACCGAGGTCCGGTACCGATCGAGGTCCGGTGACGACCGAGGTCCGGTACCGATCGAGGTGGAGAGACGACGGAGGCCCGGTACCGGCTGAGGCCCGGAGCCGACCGAGGCCCGCTACCGATCGAGGTCGGGAGATGATCGGGCCCGGTACCGACCGAGGCCCGGTGGCCACCGAAGCGGGTACGGGGCGGAGCCAGGTACCGTCCGTACGTACTCGGCGCCCGGATCCGACGTGGTGTACGCACGCACCCGCGACCGGTTCCGGCACCCGCCGGTGTGCCACCGGCACCACCCGGCACCACTAGCCGCCCCCGCCCCGCCCTCTCCGAAAGGCCGCCCGCCCCCATGCCGCCCGAGACGTTGACCCCAGAGCGCATTCTCGAAGCCACCGAGGAGGTGCTGCGCCGCTACGGCCCGGCCAAGGCCACGGTCGTGGATGTGGCGCGCGCCCTGGGCGTCAGCCACGGCAGCGTCTACCGCCACTTCCGTACGAAGGCGGCACTCCGGGAGGCGGTCACGGAGCGCTGGCTGGACCGTACGAGCAAGGAACTGTCGGTCATCGTCACGGCGGAAGGACCAGCTCCGGAACGCCTGGACCGCTGGCTGACCGCCCTCTTCGAGGCCAAGCGGCACAAGGCCGGCGACGATCCCGAACTGTTCGCCACTTATATGACGTTGATCGGGGAGAGCGGCGGCGTCGTCGACCGGCACATCACCGACCTGGAAGCCCAGCTCACCACCCTCATCGAAGCCGGCGTCAGCGAGGGCGAGTTCCACACCCCCTCCCCCGCCACCACCGCCCGCGCCGTCTTCGACGCCACCGGCCGCTTCCACGACCCGTGTTACGCCCCCGAGTGGTCCCGCCCCGAAATCGCCACCGACTTCGAGGCCGTCCGCGACCTGGTCCTGCGGGGCCTGCGCAGCTAGGGGTAGCTCGGGGGCAGCACGTCCGCGGCTCTGAGCGACGGTGAGCACGGCCGGGAAGAAGACGCCGCATGCGCTGATGGTGATCAACAGGCATAGCCAGGTCATGAGCGTGTTGCTGCCGATGGTCGCCTGGATGAGGAGCAGTACTGCCGCCCCTGTTGTCGCCAGCGCGCCGCTGATGATGAGGAGGACCTCAGGGCGCCGACGTTTGGCCAGACGGCCGTAGGCCAGGCTCCCCGCCATGTTGCCGACGGCATTGAGACCGTAGACGAGGCTGGAAAGAGCTGAGGAGAGACGGTAAATGCCCTGGAAGACGAAGGTGGTACCGGCGATATAGGCGAACACGGCGGCTCCACCACAGGCGAGGGCTGACACCGGTATGAGGATGGCGCGCTGCGCGGCAACCTGTCCGATGGTGCGCAGGCTTGCGGCCAACCCGCCCGTGAGGCGAGCGTGCGGCGGATGGGACCCACCCAAGTGCTCATTGCGCCAGATCTCATCAGCGTTAGCTTGCCAGTTGGACAAGCTCAGGCCACCCATGCTCCGTCACGCATGATGACTCTGCCGCGAAGTTCCTGCTCGCCGCGCCAGGCACGGACAGTCTTCGGCACGAAGCGGATATACAGAAAGGGGCCATCGTCCCCGCGTGGGTCCCACCCGAATTTGTCGACGAATGCCTGCGCCGCGTCCCCGGGCACCTCGTCGTCCGGGAAGCACTCCACCGCGCCCTGGAGAAGCACCACATCGGAGGTGTCCGGCAGTGCCAGGCGCACACGCGGGTCTTCGCGGACGTTCCGTGCGGTCGCGGAGGTCGCACCAGT
This Streptomyces decoyicus DNA region includes the following protein-coding sequences:
- a CDS encoding aldo/keto reductase, giving the protein MQTRTLGTTGPQTSALGLGCMGMSALYGDTDRSESIATLHAALDAGVTLLDTGDFYGMGHNELLINEALRTAPAAAREKAQISVKFGALRTVEGGFTGYDGRPNAVKNFAAYSLQRLGTDHIDIYRIARVDPDVPIEETVGAIAELVEAGHVRHIGLSEVGAETLRRAAAVAPISDLQIEYSLISRGIEEAILPTARELGIGVTAYGVLSRGLISGHFSRDRKLAANDFRGMSPRFQGENLDRNLDLVDALRKIAEQKGISVAQTAIAWVLSRGEDIVPLVGARRRDRLTEALGALDVTLDAGDLSAIERTVPPGAAAGDRYPTDQMAHLDSER
- a CDS encoding TetR family transcriptional regulator produces the protein MPPETLTPERILEATEEVLRRYGPAKATVVDVARALGVSHGSVYRHFRTKAALREAVTERWLDRTSKELSVIVTAEGPAPERLDRWLTALFEAKRHKAGDDPELFATYMTLIGESGGVVDRHITDLEAQLTTLIEAGVSEGEFHTPSPATTARAVFDATGRFHDPCYAPEWSRPEIATDFEAVRDLVLRGLRS
- a CDS encoding pyridoxamine 5'-phosphate oxidase family protein → MQTTKIVPRQAPERRRDTLQRLASERDVWVSTAHPEHGPHQVPLWFMWDGRALWMCTGATSATARNVREDPRVRLALPDTSDVVLLQGAVECFPDDEVPGDAAQAFVDKFGWDPRGDDGPFLYIRFVPKTVRAWRGEQELRGRVIMRDGAWVA